The Musa acuminata AAA Group cultivar baxijiao chromosome BXJ2-5, Cavendish_Baxijiao_AAA, whole genome shotgun sequence genomic interval AcatgatcatttaatcaaaaaagagAAAACCCCATATATTAATATATCATTGTTGCTCAAGAAAGATCACCCATATCTTGCTAATGAAACATCCACTGATGAGCTTTAAGACATTTAATCCGACCTTTCCAGAGCTGATATAAATGCTAAAACTCAATTGGAAGGACATTAAGATCTACAAGGGAAAACTCAGTAAAATATTGCTCAAGAAAGGTCAAGCTAATACGAATCTTGTTAATGCAATATCCGTGAATGAGCTTTGAGAGTCGAACTCAAAGCAAGAAGTTTACCTGGATTCGATGGCATCTTTATCTGCtgatttcttctttctcttcggCTTCATAGTCCTTCGCCGTCTTCTTTTCAACCGAATCGGAATCGTCTCCGCCAAGAACCGCGAGCCCGTCGGAGGCGACTACCCCAACTCCGCCACCTCCGACCACTTCCGAGGCCGCCCCCGACGCATCGTCTTCGTCGGGGGCCTCTCCGAAGCCCTCATCGTCGCCATCTTCGTCGACGCGGGGGCCAACGGAGATGGCGGCGAGGGCGAAGGCCTCCATGATGGACTCCGGAGGGAGGGCGCAGTCCTCGAGCCCCGCGTCCTCCAGCCTCGGCGGGCAAATGAAGGACGCTGCCGCCTCGTGGAGCACCGCGCcccgctcctcctcctcgtccatcGCTCGATCGAAACCGCTGGGGACGCCCAACTTGCGGCGAAGTTTCTGGAAACGAGACGGCCCGCCCTACCAATGATAGGCTCCAAGTACATACGACACTGATGACCCAACCCGGCCCAATTAGTTACTGGTCTACGCCTAAATCCGGCCCATATAGAAACAACATATATTAACAGTATAGCACTGGGTCAACGAGCATGCAGACGTGGACGTGCGTCTGCCATGAACAATAGCAGCTCATCATACACGGCCAAACTATTTGGCCCTTTACAAGTTGTCCATGGTGACGCGGGGGACACTTAAGGGCTCACAATGCATGGGAAGAGCTGTGTCCACTGAGCCTGTGACACAAGAAGCCAAGTTGCAAGAGAACAGCTTAAGCCAGGAACAAGAAGAAGCCTCTCACAGTCACCACTAGATGACAGTAATGGCGGCGGGAATGGCGAGCAAACATGGATGGGCATGCCTGTCCAATTGCCCTTGGCGTTGTTGCTGCCAGTTTTGGTCACTCTTCTTCCTTGTGGTGCTCTGTCGATTCCAACGGAGACTTTTGGTTGCAATGCAGTGTTCTATTAAGCAGAGGAAGGATGTCAGATGATCTTCTCCAGCATCTCTTTGGGTGCATtcccccagagagagagagagagagttttgtcTTATAACAGCTGCAAGCCATGGAGCAAGACAAGCTCATGAGAACATGCTTGATGGGAAACGAGAAGAGCCAGAGAAAGAGCATCGCCCCATGATGTATCGTATGGGACACACTACAAGAAGAACGGATAAGAGATATAACTTAACAATGATTCAGAAGCTTGTTCGATGCAAAGAGACCGTTGGTAAGATGATGCATTTCTTGAATCAGTCGATGTGTTTCATCGTCTAATCATTGTCTCAACTATACGAAGAATACTATCGTATGATATGAATTCACAGATCACAAGGCAGCAAATTAAGTTTCTGCTATAAATATGTTATcttccttcttgttcttctactgcgtGGGCTGATTCCATTTGGAAGGAAGGAGGAAGACACCATATGAGATGATAGAGAGTTCAGCTCGGAGAGCGACAATGGGAAAGTCCAACAATAAaagcagcagaagcagcagcgCCAAGTTCAAGCATCGCTTCTCTCGGATGCTACTCGGCTCCTcttgcaccaccaccaccatggcAGCCACCACCTTGGGCCAAGCCAAGCTTCCGAGCGCCACCCCGCAGCGCCAGCTCTTTCCCGATCCAGATTGTCGCCGCCGACGCAAGCTCGATCACCATGCGCCCTTCTCCGCTACCGACCATCGCCGGCTGCGCCACGTCGCCCCGGTCGTGAGTATCTCCATCAACTGCGGCGCCCGTCGGTTCGTGCAAACCTCTGATCCGTTCCTTCCTTTGGTGAACAAGGAAGAGGAGCACGATAACGAGAGGAAGACAGAAGCTAAGCAGAGAAGCAAGAGAGCATCGGAGACAAAGAAGAAGATCAAGAGAGCGGAAGCAAAGAAGCTGTTACCCGATGCTTATGGATTCATTATCTCTTCTTCCACTGATAGCGAGAACCAACTCGATCTATTAAGCagtgatgaagaagaggaagaatcgGCGACTCTGTTATCATCCAATAGCTTCTCCTCCGACTCCTCCGAATTCTTCCACAACAGCAGGAAGAAGAACACGAAGTCCACCAGGCGCCTGGCAAGAAGACATGCGACGCATTCCAAAGAGCTGCGGCCACTGGTCTCCATCGCGTCGAAGGAGAGGGAAGAGAGCCGAGAGAGAAGAGAGTCCAACGCAGGGTTCGCGGTGGTGAAGCGATCGAGCGACCCATACAGCGACTTCAAGAgctcgatggtggagatgatcgtGGAGCGCGGCATGCACAGGGCTCGAGACTTGGAGCGCCTCCTCGACGCTTACCTCTCCCTCAACTCGCATCGTCACCATCAGACCATCCTCGAGGCGTTTGCCGACATATGCGAAGCCATGTATGGGAAGTAGCTGAACACTTGGAATGACAGTAGATTAGAGTGCTCATGTTGCTGTTCTAATTCAATGCTCTAATGCATGGTACATACGTGGAGATGTACACGTTGAGAGTATTTGATTTGAGCTGATAAATAGGTTCCACTACAAGGAAGATCCcattgaggatagacaagtctatTCCTCGATAAGATAGTGGCCGGAGTTGGAGATGCCATCGCTGCAGTAGTCACTGTGTTTGAGGTGAGTGCTACTGCAAAAGGATTGAAAGGTGAACAAACCGATCATTGCGACGGGAGGAAAACAACACAGGAAACAATTGAAAGGTGAACAACCGATCATTGCGACGGGAGGAAAACAACACAGGAAACAATTGACAGGTGAACAACCGATCATGGTGATGGAGAAAACCACTTGAGGAGGAAGCTAAGCTAAAGGATTTCACCTCACAGCATTAACATCATACAAAGCTGCTTCTTTCCTAGCGAAACAACTCTGATAGATTATTAGTTCGCATTCCATAAGATGATTCCAAGTGTTACTAGGTTTCTGTCAGTTTTCAGAGGAACAAGATCTCACATCCTCTCCATGTATTATCACACACAGCATGAGTAGGTGCATCGTAGGAGCTATCATTTATATATGGTTGGTTTCATCTTGCTCCTGTAATTTTTGGcttgtcaaatcaaaattttactcGCGGTGGACAATGGCCCCATATTATGCTGATATCATTCGTATCTATCATATGATTCAAAGTAATATACAGGAAAAAAAAGCATTtaaaaagtttttatttttagcaaTGATTCATGTACTAAACAAGGTCTAGTCTCACATCTAACATAGTACTAATTCGACGTCAGTCTTGTCTTTGCAGCAACATGAGGAAATCGTTTTGgactattattattagtattatttttagtGAGGTGAGGTGAGTTAAGAATATGAAATGATAGGACATtcttagaatttaaaaaattcatgtaaTATTAACATGATTCAATAATGTTTGGGTGGGGGAGAGAtaagatatttaaaataaaaatctcaaatatgaaataaaatgatattcttagaatttaaaaaattcatgtaaTATTAGCATAATTCAATAATTTTTGGGTGGGGGTGGGGGAGAGAtaagatatttaaaataaaaaaatctcaaatatgaAATGAAAGGACATTcttagaatttaaaaaaaaaattcatgtaatATTAACATAATTCAATAATTTTTGGGTGGGGGTGGGGGAGAGAtaagatatttaaaataaaaaatctcaaatatgaaatgaaatgtGATTCAATAATTTTTGAGTGGGGGTGGGGGAGAGAtaagatatttaaaataaaaaaaaatcttaaatatgAAATAAAGCTTGATTCAATAATTTTGGGTGGTGGGAGAGAtaagatatttaaaataaaaaaaactcaaatATAAAATGAAAGGACATTcttataatttagaaaattcatgTAATATTAACATGATTCAATAATTTATGTCTACAAATGATGCTCATTATTGTATATATTTATCATCCTTTACCTATGAAACTTATTTCCAACCATTTGATGCCTttattatacttccatgcaaaTGGTACAAAACATAATATAATTATTCTTTCTTTAAAATCATACGAACCAAGTAATTTCTAAAACTCCACATACAGCATTATACTCATCGCCTTCATAATCCAAAAAATCGAAAGAAATTAGCTTTTCTTAATATTTAGAATATAACTCACATCATTCAAATATGCATCAATTTATCAAATGTTTTAGTCTTCATTTTGCTATATTCTTATTGAATTCGATAAAACTTAtagaaaaattaatatatttttttattaatcttcaATCATCATATCTTTTGGGTTCTAACTATACCATCTTTCAAACCAAAAGagaaatatcataaatagaaagtCGAAtgcaagagaagacatttgaaaccaAAAGAGAAATATCATAGATCAAAATATATTAGAAATTTGATGCAAGACTAATATGGCTTGACATTTTCTGTCTACATCCATAGAAAAAAACTAAATTCTTCATTATATAAGAAAAGTTAAATATAAATAATCTCTTTTGATCTAGCATAAACCTAAGCCTTTAATCCTTATAACCcttttatataaagtataaagaACTCTTCTCTTTAACCATCCAAAATGTCTTCATCTATGCCTCTCTTTCTCACTGAAACTTTGAGATACATGGATATTTCTACTAAGAAATCATAATTCACTAACTACTTATCTTCTACTTAGCATCCTTAATCTAGATCCTAATCttaataaaaaattttcaaatccAATTAAGACTCTCAAGGTAGCTTGGATGTAATTAGTACTTCTATAATacttatcaataataataataataatattattattattattaagaagaagaataataataataataataataataataataataataatattattattattattattattattattattattattattattattattattattattattattattggaaagTGTGAGAATTTTGAGACTGACTCAACTCTATCGGTGACCTTGACGAGCAGTCCTGATTCCTCTGCCAGCACAAACCATGGGCTCCACTGTTAGGCTTCCGTCCTACAGGGCGGGGCCGGTGGACGTGACCTTCCACTATTGGCTCCACTATTGGCTCGCTAAGGAGCTCTCTCCTTTACCCCCTCTTCTCACTATAAAGCCATCATTAATCTCCTTCTCATCATCGTCCATCGAAGGTGTTGCTTGTCGGTGCTGTATCTGACCCATTCCATGGAtcgcttcctttctcttctttcaaTGTTCTTGGTAAGTGGACGGAGTTCTAGTCCTTTGTTCTCGATTTCGTTTGCCTTGTAAGCTTTTTTCAAGATTTTATATTTCGCTTCAGCTTGCTGCAGTCAGCCATGCAACTTTATCCCCTCAGATAGTTTACTGGCACTCTGTCCTCCCCAACACTCCCATGCCAAGTGCCATCAGTGACTTCATAGACCctggtatctctctctctctctctctctcaagctgCTTAATGTTTGGTCTTCTGATCGCAGATGTGCTTGCTGAGGAGAAGTCCGGTGTGAACGTGTACACCAAGGGGAAGACCGGTGGCACCACCGTCAACGTCGGTCACGGCCGCGTCTATGTTCCCACCGGTAATAAAAATTATGCTGCCACCGGTAATAAAAATTATGCTGCCACCGAGACCCAAATCCATAATGACCCCAACGTCGCCCTCTTCTTCCTGGAGAAGGAGCTTCGGCCGGGCGCCAAAATGAACCTACACTTCACGTAGACCACCTCGGGCGGCGCTTCTTTCCTTACCCAGAAAGAAGCAGACGCCATACCCTTCTCATCAGCCAAGCTCCCGGAGATTCTTGACCACTTCTCCGTCAAACCCGGTTCCGCAGAAGCCGAGGCGATGAAGACGACGCTTCAGGAGTGCGAGGAACCGGCGGTGAGGGGAGAGAGGAAGTACTGCGCCACCTCGCTGGAGTCCATGGTGGAGTTCAGCATGTCGAGCCTGGGGACACGCGACGTCACGGCGATGTCGACCACCGTCGCCAAAGTGGTGACGCCGCGGCAGCAGTACACGGTCACGGGGGTGAAGGCGCTGGCCGGGGACAGGCTGGTGGCTTGCCACCCGGAGGCGTACGCGTACCCGGTGTTCTACTGCCACGCCACGGGGACGGGCAAGGCGTACAGAGTGGGGCTGGTGGGGACGGCGGACGGAGTGGCGGTGGAGGCGGTGGCGGTGTGCCACACCGACACCAGTGCGTGGAACCCCAACCACGTGGCCTTCAAGGTGCTCAAGGTGAAGCCGGGGTCGGTGCCCGTGTGCCACTTCCTGCCGGATGACAGCGTCGTCTGGAGCCGCAGCGGTTAAGGTAGAGCATGCCCCTCGCGATGTTCACTACCGAAGCCTCTATATATATGCTGTGTGTGTTCGTATGTGTGCAAGCGAGAGCTCAATCTGTATCCTTTACTTTGTCTACGTACGCATGGAGCGTTGAGTTGCTTATGTTTGTTTCGCTGGTAGGGTGTTGCAGACATAGGTGCACTGTGTACTTGTTATATAGTAAGCCGATGGCCTACGTTGCTATATATTGTAATTATGGTGTTGAGACTATGATAAGTTTGACTGTGTCTGAGCTTGACGTGAAATGGTGGCTTTGGTGCAATAGCTGATGTCTaatctttaatatttattatcattCTCGCTATGATTTAGTTTCACATTAAAATTATAAGGGTTGATGGTATGAGCATTTCAAGAGGGTTTCAAATTCCGGTCAAGTGGTTATCCATCTCCACATTCCACAGAATGACTCCCAAGTGTTGTTCTGTTTGTATCACTTTCCAAAGGAAGAAGATGTGACACCGCATCATCTCTCTGTGTCGTCGGAGCCAAGCTTGACGAAGGTGCATTGCAGGAGCACATACGACGACACAATTATCAGATAGGACTTCATTGTGCTAAGTGAACGGAAGTATGAAGTGACAGAACGAAGATTCTCGATAGGACATACGAGTTATGGAGACAGGAATACATAGAATAGAATTAAATCTTTCGATGATTCCAATGATTATGGTATTACATACCTTCCTCTACCTTGATTTGGACAGTAAGtccaaatttaatttattaaataaaaagagaaaaaggaatgaGACGTGCCCAGTGACGACAACGAACAAGGAGTGCGCGCAGCGAGGGAACAGTGCTGGCGTGATGAAAAATAttgagaaaaggagaaagagatgagGTTTCTGCTACGTGATCTAGCGATTTACAGTTTATTTTTTCTAATATGTTTTCTTGTTATCAGACTTAAAATTCTttgttataaaatttatttacGATGACGATGATATGTTAAtattgttcttgatgttattatgatcattTGATTATTCTAAAGAAGATTTGTTGTAAACTTGTTATCAATAtcggtgatagtggaagtttaaagTGGATTACGGTCCTGTAGTTTTTTTCGCATTATGTTTCTTACGTAAAAATTCGATGTCTCACttgatattgatttattattttactatttatgttgctctggttaatatttatattttggtaATAAGTTAATTTTTGACGaagaactcattttgatacacaaatagagaaaagaattattccgctataATAGTTTTTCTCATCTAGTGGTATCAGAGTAATATTTTATTTGGTGTtagtttttcttatgtgattAAAATGGATG includes:
- the LOC103984732 gene encoding uncharacterized protein LOC103984732 gives rise to the protein MDEEEERGAVLHEAAASFICPPRLEDAGLEDCALPPESIMEAFALAAISVGPRVDEDGDDEGFGEAPDEDDASGAASEVVGGGGVGVVASDGLAVLGGDDSDSVEKKTAKDYEAEEKEEISR
- the LOC103984731 gene encoding transcription repressor OFP8-like — protein: MGKSNNKSSRSSSAKFKHRFSRMLLGSSCTTTTMAATTLGQAKLPSATPQRQLFPDPDCRRRRKLDHHAPFSATDHRRLRHVAPVVSISINCGARRFVQTSDPFLPLVNKEEEHDNERKTEAKQRSKRASETKKKIKRAEAKKLLPDAYGFIISSSTDSENQLDLLSSDEEEEESATLLSSNSFSSDSSEFFHNSRKKNTKSTRRLARRHATHSKELRPLVSIASKEREESRERRESNAGFAVVKRSSDPYSDFKSSMVEMIVERGMHRARDLERLLDAYLSLNSHRHHQTILEAFADICEAMYGK